GATGAGGGTGACTTATTGATAGACAAACAGCTGAGTGGAATTTACTACTATAAAAACTCTTGTTGGCCCTCGCATATTTGAATAACGAACGCATGGTCGTTGCCCGCCCAGGATGCTACATTTCCTATACAAATATACTACGCATATGTGTATATGGGGTGAGATAACTTTACTTCATTACATaaataacaacaataacgTAACGCATATTACAAAACTGAAATGGAAACAATCTTTCAGTCCAGCATTTTATAATTTTAAGATACAACTCTtgctttttcctctttcagCGATATCCTCTTGAAATAAGCTCCTTTTCTAAACTATGCCAGAAATAACGGACCACTTCCACATCCTTAaatcttttgttcttgtcaAGTTCAACTTTTTCTACGTTCCACTGCTGCACATGTTGTGGCACGGAATCACCagcaaaatgaaaataatatcctTTGCAACGTTGGAACAGTTCTTGTGGCGAATTCCATTGATAATTATTGAATTGCCAAGTATGGCCAGTAGTGAAAACGGCAACGACCCTGTCCCAATATTCTGGCTTAGTAAACATCCTTGTATTGTCGACTACGATGAATCTGATCGGTCTGGATATACgttcaaatttcttctctaTGTTAACCAACCCATTTGGCGCTGATGGTAAATCACGAGGATTCATATACTTTGAATCCACCAAAAACTGTTTTATGTTTGCAACAGttaaaattgatgatgCGGCTGAAGGAATCAAAATGATTGGATCCTTTCGAGGGCCGCTGGATGAACCATCCGTCTTAGAGACACGGCTGTGGGCACCTTTATTGCCGGAAGGCAATTTAGATCCACGTAATGATCCTTTAATCGATTGTACTAATTTTAACTCCGCATCTTTTATAAGATAGCCAAAATCGATCGGCCTACCACCGCGCAATGCCGAATTATGATCAAGTAACACACGTTCATGTTTCATTGTTTCCACCATAACTGGATCTGATATTTCATGATCAGTTTCAGCAGACCCCGAAGTAGTTGATTTGGTGCTCGGTAAACCATCTATTGAggatttattttcattatcagTCGTGATTTCTTTACCGAGCGTTTGGCCATTCTGGTTGGGTGCTTTCAGATATTGTGATGACTTTGTATTTCCAGACAACCAGTTTATTAAATCTGTTCTTtgcaaaaatgaaacattGGTCAATTGCTTATTCTGACAATCAGCTAAGTAGCTAGCGGCGCTAGAGTCTTTATTTAACCAACAATGGACGATTATTCGCAACTGTACACTTGAGCCATCAATCTCGATTTCCGTTTCTTCATTTAGTGGAAAAGTTTCTTGAACGCTACCATCACTAGATAAAATCTGCACCACTGTCGCACTCGTAATGTCTTCAGTATACTGTCCTTCACTATCTTTTAACGTCAATTTATCACCATCTTTCAAATGTTCTCTTAGTCTTTCCAATGAacttgccatttttttttcttgaaccTGCTGTACCCCAGATTATGATCCTAGTAATGTTATTAATTAACCTGTGATATAGTTAGGAGATTCGAATAGAAAGTCGCGGAGTGTACGCTGAGATTGAGAGCTTTATTTTAACCTTGtcaattgaaattttcatccttatgtttggaaaacaatatTGCGTTTCCGGTTAACCGTCTCAATGTTCGatgagttgaaaaattattggcAGAAGCAAAAAGCTACAcattattattcaatttaCGAATAGGAAAACTAGCTGAATAGCAGACTCGCAATAATATTTCGATATATATTTTACGCAAAgccattttcattcaattttgaaCTGCTAAATggctaaaaaaaacaagaatagCTTGAAAAGTTCGACCCCAGTTGATGACATTTCTGTTGCTACTggcaaaaagaagacaaaggGAAAGAAGGGACAAGAAGCAGAAccagatgatgataaaaagACCAAGCAACAAAATAATAGGGCAAAGGTAACATCCACAGCGAGCTGGACAGGTAAATTACCTCACACAATATTGCACGAAACATGCCAGAAACGAAAATGGAATAAGGTAGAATACgatatgaagaaaatcggTGAAAAGGGCTTCATTGCCATTGCTGTTTTGTCCTTCACTGATCCAAAGACGAAAGAAACATTGACTGCAAGAATGAGCGACCCAACTTATGACAAAAGTGCAGGAAAAGGCTTTGTAATTCCGCAAGAAACTCCAGTTGAAGCTAGACACATGGCCTCTACTATTGCGCTATATCGTATTGCATATAACACTAACCTGCATATGATGCTTCCGCCAAACCATAAAAAGACGTGGTATGCTCTTGATGATTTTCGCAAAGAAAATCTGAAAAGAGACGAAAGGCGTATAAATAAACTATTCGACCTTGACCCCTTCAAGACAGCGTTGGAGGATAGGA
This genomic window from Saccharomyces kudriavzevii IFO 1802 strain IFO1802 genome assembly, chromosome: 12 contains:
- the CDC73 gene encoding Cdc73p (similar to Saccharomyces cerevisiae CDC73 (YLR418C); ancestral locus Anc_4.290); the protein is MASSLERLREHLKDGDKLTLKDSEGQYTEDITSATVVQILSSDGSVQETFPLNEETEIEIDGSSVQLRIIVHCWLNKDSSAASYLADCQNKQLTNVSFLQRTDLINWLSGNTKSSQYLKAPNQNGQTLGKEITTDNENKSSIDGLPSTKSTTSGSAETDHEISDPVMVETMKHERVLLDHNSALRGGRPIDFGYLIKDAELKLVQSIKGSLRGSKLPSGNKGAHSRVSKTDGSSSGPRKDPIILIPSAASSILTVANIKQFLVDSKYMNPRDLPSAPNGLVNIEKKFERISRPIRFIVVDNTRMFTKPEYWDRVVAVFTTGHTWQFNNYQWNSPQELFQRCKGYYFHFAGDSVPQHVQQWNVEKVELDKNKRFKDVEVVRYFWHSLEKELISRGYR